One window of the candidate division WOR-1 bacterium RIFOXYB2_FULL_36_35 genome contains the following:
- a CDS encoding argininosuccinate synthase: protein MKKVVLAYSGGLDTSIMINWLKENYGCEVIAYAADVGQEEELKGLKQKALKTGASKIYIEDLTEEFAKDFIFPMLKTGAIYEGQYLLGTSIARPLIAKRQVEIALKEKADAVAHGATGKGNDQVRFELTFKALAPDLKIIAPWREWKLKGREEEIDYANKRNIPIPVSKSKPYSSDRNLWHISYEGGVLEDPWYEPKEDMFILTVDPAKAPNKEEYVEVGFVKGEPVSINDKKLSPVALIKELNKIGGRNGVGRVDIVENRLVGMKSRGVYETPGGTILYLAHQALESITIDRDTHHMKQGIAIRYSELVYNGQWYSPLRKSLDAFINETQKNVTGVVRLKLYKGNCAVVGRKASKSLYDPQLASFEKEEVYNQKDAEGFINLFGLPIKVHSKTFK from the coding sequence ATTAAAAAAGTAGTTCTTGCGTATTCTGGTGGGCTTGATACTTCAATTATGATTAACTGGCTCAAAGAAAATTATGGTTGCGAAGTGATAGCTTATGCCGCTGATGTTGGGCAGGAAGAGGAACTCAAAGGTTTAAAACAAAAAGCTCTAAAAACCGGCGCTTCAAAAATTTATATAGAAGATTTAACAGAAGAATTTGCGAAAGACTTTATTTTTCCGATGCTCAAAACCGGCGCTATTTACGAAGGCCAATATCTTTTAGGTACATCAATTGCCCGCCCTCTTATTGCGAAACGCCAAGTTGAAATTGCACTCAAAGAAAAGGCCGATGCAGTAGCCCATGGGGCAACAGGCAAAGGAAATGACCAGGTTCGATTTGAATTGACTTTTAAGGCTCTGGCTCCCGATCTTAAAATTATTGCTCCTTGGAGAGAATGGAAACTTAAAGGTCGTGAAGAAGAGATAGATTATGCGAACAAACGAAATATTCCTATCCCTGTCTCCAAATCGAAGCCTTATTCATCAGACAGAAATTTGTGGCATATAAGTTATGAAGGGGGCGTTTTGGAAGACCCATGGTATGAGCCAAAAGAGGATATGTTTATTTTGACCGTTGATCCTGCTAAAGCTCCAAATAAAGAAGAGTATGTTGAAGTTGGATTTGTAAAAGGGGAGCCTGTATCTATTAATGACAAAAAGCTTTCGCCTGTGGCTTTAATTAAAGAACTTAACAAAATCGGCGGACGAAATGGCGTAGGACGTGTTGATATCGTTGAAAATCGCCTAGTTGGAATGAAATCCCGAGGAGTTTATGAAACGCCTGGCGGTACTATTTTATATTTAGCCCATCAAGCCCTTGAATCTATTACAATTGACCGCGATACTCATCACATGAAGCAGGGGATTGCTATTCGTTATTCTGAACTTGTTTATAACGGACAATGGTATTCTCCACTTCGTAAATCTCTTGATGCCTTTATCAATGAAACACAAAAGAATGTGACAGGAGTTGTTCGCTTAAAGCTTTACAAAGGCAATTGCGCCGTTGTAGGTCGCAAGGCTTCTAAATCTCTATACGATCCACAGCTTGCCTCTTTTGAAAAAGAGGAAGTTTATAACCAAAAGGATGCTGAAGGGTTTATCAATTTATTTGGGTTGCCGATAAAAGTTCATTCAAAGACATTTAAATAG